One Thermodesulfobacteriota bacterium genomic window carries:
- the smc gene encoding chromosome segregation protein SMC — protein MRIKSIEILGFKSFYEKTIVQCHNRINAIVGPNGCGKSNILDAILWILGEQNPRRLRAEAMDDVISNGGEALKPLGLAEVSLVINDLPNDGFGEIVIRRRLFRSGESEYYINGTPCRLKDITEMFLDTGAGARAFSIIGQGKIEQMISAKPEEKRLLIEEVAGILKYKVRRRETESRIKSTIENLARVKDLIKEVGRQMQILSRQAKDAEEFKRLSEEARSTELRINLSKIRLLGIKKESLQADKLEIDNGISSLNGQIKDRDNEVKEIEGSVKRLEENLVIFEKETYGLRSDLQTKQSFQERVKSEICSIDEYVSKLEREIDLLKEQEVKLEGQTENKKDNLERFKRDISHTKNEIIDKEELLSNLKDKITKEKIELDNTKAVLFEIIDKHSSLKAVAVGYEKELNELRSRRDRIKRELSEVEGERETTFKYISDLEHAMHDLDERRSQIKQSNEGIENALFALTTDQEMKKKDILQLGERLNEVNSRLGVLKQIQSNYEWLPEGIGRFLVERKGNGILGLTADFISVEKGYERAIEAALGERLKWVFVKEREAAISAVESLRELSVGRGTFVPITSNFNNGGFNNNGGSVLPLLDKVIVEGLDREIFENMLKGVFIVKSLKEGLELRDEMGEGTSFVTLEGDFLDTTGAISGGFAPEGVFERKREIEELSAEALILERDISRISVEIDASQTEIEEIKGALQKSQKELVEVEIKEAEINKDLSNIRDNLVKIGKKHDVIGNELNFIYSEIEELEMKIDRVKQGITQLEKEKTRQETRYSEIEIELKDYEVQEEGFEGDVANLRVEVATLLEKEKGILEDLDDLTNRIGEIKNRLAIESKEVERKRVEKINLIKSGDEARDYAENLLGIIKIKEEELYIRKNDKEELLNKLRGKGGEIERLRNDLASLQERSHSLQLQINGLGIEIEHTEVEIKKRGVDVDIECEESFEDYDRVTEEDRLLKLKEKIDRFGPVNLLAPEEFTNLAERHKFLNDQVEDLTLAISSLRKAMNRIDRESSKRFTETFEIVNTKFQEIFRRLFRGGEAKLVLTEPEDILNTGVEVMVRPTGKRFQSINLLSGGEKALSAIALVVSACFVKPSPFLLFDEIDAPLDDVNTSQFIALVKEIANKSQVIIITHNKRTMQAVDSLIGVTTDQPGTSKVVSVELQ, from the coding sequence ATGAGAATCAAGTCCATCGAAATCCTAGGCTTTAAATCCTTTTATGAAAAAACAATTGTCCAATGTCATAACAGAATAAATGCGATTGTTGGACCCAACGGATGTGGTAAATCAAATATACTTGATGCAATCCTTTGGATCCTGGGAGAGCAGAATCCAAGAAGGCTTAGGGCCGAGGCCATGGATGATGTAATTTCTAATGGTGGTGAAGCACTAAAACCCCTAGGTCTGGCGGAGGTTTCTCTAGTAATTAACGATCTACCTAATGACGGATTCGGTGAAATTGTGATCAGACGTAGGCTCTTTCGATCCGGAGAATCCGAATACTACATCAATGGAACGCCTTGTCGGTTAAAGGACATTACTGAAATGTTTTTAGACACCGGAGCCGGAGCACGAGCGTTCTCAATAATAGGCCAGGGTAAGATTGAGCAGATGATCTCTGCAAAGCCTGAAGAAAAGAGGTTGCTAATAGAAGAGGTCGCCGGAATCTTAAAATACAAGGTAAGGCGGCGTGAGACCGAAAGCAGGATCAAATCGACAATTGAGAATCTTGCCCGAGTTAAGGATCTGATAAAGGAGGTAGGTCGCCAGATGCAGATCCTCAGCCGGCAGGCTAAAGATGCTGAAGAGTTTAAACGCCTGTCAGAAGAAGCAAGAAGCACTGAGTTAAGAATAAACCTTTCTAAAATCAGGCTCTTAGGCATAAAGAAAGAGAGCCTTCAAGCTGACAAGTTAGAGATTGACAACGGGATTTCCAGCCTGAATGGACAGATAAAGGATAGAGATAACGAAGTGAAAGAGATTGAGGGTAGTGTAAAGAGATTGGAAGAGAACCTTGTTATATTCGAGAAGGAAACATATGGCTTAAGATCTGATCTACAGACAAAGCAATCATTCCAAGAAAGAGTGAAAAGTGAGATCTGTAGCATTGACGAATATGTCAGTAAATTAGAAAGAGAAATTGACCTCCTAAAAGAGCAAGAGGTGAAGTTAGAGGGTCAGACCGAAAATAAGAAAGATAACCTTGAGAGGTTTAAAAGAGATATTTCCCATACAAAGAATGAAATTATCGATAAAGAAGAACTTCTCTCCAATCTAAAAGATAAAATCACGAAAGAAAAGATAGAACTCGATAACACGAAGGCGGTGCTTTTCGAAATAATAGATAAGCATAGTTCTCTAAAAGCCGTTGCCGTTGGATATGAGAAAGAGTTGAACGAGTTGAGATCAAGAAGAGATAGGATCAAAAGAGAGTTGAGTGAGGTAGAGGGCGAAAGAGAAACAACTTTCAAGTACATTTCTGATCTGGAGCATGCTATGCATGATCTGGATGAGAGAAGGAGCCAAATAAAACAAAGTAACGAAGGTATAGAAAACGCTCTATTTGCACTAACTACCGATCAGGAAATGAAAAAAAAGGACATCTTGCAACTAGGTGAACGCCTCAATGAGGTCAATTCAAGGCTAGGTGTGCTGAAGCAGATCCAATCTAACTATGAGTGGTTACCCGAGGGGATAGGAAGATTTCTGGTTGAGAGAAAAGGGAACGGGATTTTAGGCCTGACTGCTGACTTCATTTCTGTAGAAAAGGGTTATGAGAGGGCCATCGAGGCAGCATTGGGCGAGAGGCTAAAATGGGTATTTGTGAAGGAGAGGGAAGCTGCAATATCTGCCGTGGAATCACTTAGGGAGTTGTCTGTGGGCAGGGGCACCTTTGTTCCGATTACTTCAAATTTTAACAATGGCGGATTTAATAATAATGGGGGTTCCGTACTGCCGCTTTTAGATAAGGTGATCGTCGAGGGTCTTGACAGGGAAATATTTGAAAACATGCTTAAGGGTGTGTTTATCGTAAAGTCACTTAAGGAAGGATTGGAGCTAAGAGATGAGATGGGTGAAGGGACTTCATTCGTGACACTTGAGGGAGATTTCCTAGATACAACCGGGGCGATATCAGGGGGTTTCGCACCCGAGGGGGTATTTGAGAGAAAGAGGGAAATCGAGGAGTTGTCCGCTGAAGCGTTAATACTTGAGAGGGATATTTCAAGAATTTCCGTTGAAATTGATGCAAGTCAGACTGAAATAGAAGAGATCAAAGGTGCTTTGCAGAAGTCGCAGAAGGAGTTGGTTGAGGTTGAAATAAAGGAGGCAGAAATCAATAAAGATCTCTCTAATATCAGAGATAATCTTGTGAAAATCGGTAAAAAACACGATGTTATAGGGAACGAGTTAAATTTTATTTATTCAGAAATAGAAGAACTTGAGATGAAAATCGATAGAGTAAAACAAGGCATAACACAGCTTGAAAAAGAGAAAACGCGACAGGAGACGAGGTATAGTGAGATCGAAATTGAATTGAAGGATTATGAAGTTCAAGAGGAGGGGTTCGAGGGGGATGTGGCTAATCTTAGGGTTGAAGTCGCAACTCTTTTGGAAAAGGAAAAGGGAATCCTTGAGGACTTAGATGATCTTACGAACAGGATTGGAGAAATTAAGAATAGGTTGGCGATTGAATCCAAAGAAGTCGAAAGGAAAAGGGTCGAGAAGATAAATCTTATTAAATCTGGTGATGAAGCAAGAGATTATGCCGAGAATCTATTGGGTATTATCAAAATTAAAGAAGAGGAATTATATATAAGAAAAAATGACAAGGAAGAATTGTTAAATAAGCTAAGAGGCAAAGGCGGGGAAATAGAAAGGTTAAGAAATGACCTAGCTTCTTTGCAAGAAAGATCACATTCTCTGCAGCTTCAGATAAATGGCCTAGGGATTGAGATTGAGCACACAGAAGTAGAAATAAAGAAACGCGGTGTCGATGTCGATATAGAATGTGAAGAAAGCTTTGAGGATTACGATCGAGTTACTGAAGAGGATAGACTATTAAAACTTAAAGAAAAAATCGATAGATTCGGTCCAGTAAATCTACTCGCTCCAGAAGAGTTTACAAACCTGGCGGAAAGGCATAAGTTCCTAAACGATCAAGTAGAGGATTTAACCTTGGCAATTTCATCCCTTAGAAAGGCTATGAACAGAATAGACAGGGAATCCTCAAAAAGGTTCACAGAGACTTTTGAGATTGTAAATACCAAATTTCAGGAGATTTTTAGAAGACTGTTTAGAGGTGGTGAAGCTAAGTTAGTTCTTACAGAGCCGGAGGATATTCTCAACACTGGCGTTGAAGTAATGGTAAGACCGACCGGGAAGAGATTTCAGTCCATAAACCTGCTTTCGGGCGGTGAAAAAGCACTGTCTGCTATTGCTCTGGTTGTTAGCGCATGTTTTGTAAAGCCCTCCCCATTTCTTCTTTTTGATGAGATAGATGCTCCGTTAGATGATGTTAATACGTCCCAATTTATAGCCTTGGTGAAAGAAATCGCAAATAAATCTCAAGTAATTATCATCACCCATAATAAGAGGACCATGCAAGCCGTTGATTCACTCATTGGCGTTACAACAGATCAGCCAGGCACTTCGAAGGTAGTTTCTGTTGAACTTCAGTGA